In Saprospiraceae bacterium, the sequence TTCGTTAGAGTTGTCCATACAGTCCTGATTGTAAAATTTTTTCTTTCAAACTTATTCTGGCTCGGTGAAGGTTGACTTTGACCTGGGCGAGGGGAATACCGCAAGATGTGGCTATCTCGTCGTAGGATAGTCCTTCGATATCTCTGAGATGGATCACCATCTTTTGTTTCTCTGGCATTTCGTTGATCAATTTTTTTATCAAGTTCATCAGTTGACCTTTAGCTGTTTGTTCATGCGGATTGTCTTGTTTGTCCTCCACCTGATATTGTGTATTGATGTCTAAATGGGTTTTTCGAGCCCTTATGCGGTCTATGCAGAGATTCCTGGTGACTGTAAACATCCAACCATCGAGATTCTCTATTTTATCTATTTCATCCCGCCGACCCCATATTTTTATCAATACATCTTGTACTATGTCCTTGGCTTCTTCTTCTCTTTGTACCAGCCGCATGGCGAATCGAAAGATTTTATTCTGATTAGCCTCGACAAAGTCTCGGAATTCCAACTGATCCATGTACGAATTGATTGACGAATGTTAACAAATTTAGGTTACACCGATTTATAAAATTTATTCAATTAGCCTGATCAAAGCCGTGACAATTTCATAATCCTATGATAACCATGGGCAAGATAGGTAAATTAAGGCATTCATTAATAGACTAAGGGTCAATGCCTTAACAAGTTCTTTAGACAGATCATAAGAAATTCTAAATTTAAAACTCAACTTAATCTACTCACCAAGTATTTTATACCTGACTGGCGGGGAGAAGGATTATTTTTGTGTCATGATCCGATTGACCGGTAGGTTTAAAAAAATCGACCTATTGTTGATATCTTCTTTTTTGCCACCGATGGTGCTTTCTTTTTTGATAGCCCTGTTTGTACTCACGATGCAGTTTTTTTGGCTTTACATCGATGAGATCATGGGCAAAGGAGTAAGTATCCTGCAAATTATTGAGCTGGTCAGTTATCTTACCGTGTCGTTTGTACCATTGGCACTACCGATGGGAGTATTATTGGCCTCAGTCATGGTATTTGGCAATCTTGGGGAACGGTATGAGCTGTCCAGTATGAAGTCGGCTGGTGTAAGTCTGACGAGGATCATGGCTCCCCTGGCTTTGGTATCTGCTTTTGTGGCGATTGTTTCATTTTTGTCTTCAAATTATATTATTCCAAAATCCAACCTTAAGTTTCTAACCAGGTTATATGATATCAGGAGACAGAAACCTGCCTTAGCTATTGAGCCAGGCGTATTCAATGATGATTTTTTTGGATATTCTATCTATGTTGGTAAAAAGCTTAAGGACAAAAAATCGATCGAGGATATCATTGTATACGATCAAAGCCAATCATCAGACAGGATACTGTGCACTACTGCCAAGACAGGAATGATGTACACCACAGATCATGGCAATCGGTTCGTTTTGGAATTATATAATGGGGAGGAGGTCGAAGAACCACCTACCCGGTATCGGGAAGGCGGGTATAAAAACTACCCATTGATGCGTACTCGTTTTACCAAGTATGTCAAATCGTTTGACTTGCAGGAGTTTGATATCAATGCCACCGACGAGAGTCGTTTTTCTGACAATCAAAAAATGTTGAGCAACCGACAGCTGCTTGTACAAATAGATACCATTAGAAAACTCATCCTGAGCGGAGAAAAGAAGGTAGGCTTGGGCATTACTAAAATGTTTGATGATAAAAGCACAACCGCATATGTCCCGGACCAGCATGCTGAATTCGAAGCGGATTCTTTACAGGAAGCCGACTCCTCATCTAAAAAAATGTGATTACCGGCGACAAGGTGGACACCTTTATCGCAGGCAAAGCCGTGCCCGGGAATAGTATGGATACAACTTCTATACCAGACACTAGCAAAAGCCAGGCGGTAGACGAAGCTGGTGTGCCTGAAGCAACCCGGCTCATCGACAGCATTAATTCTGCCAGGGGAGTGGAAGCCAGGCTTCATTTAGACCGAAGACCGGATTCCGTCGAGATTGATCTTCAGCCTGGAGTCAAAGTTGCACACTTATATGAACTGCTGGATAGCGCCAGAAAAGGCAAGATCTTTAAAGAGACCGGCACTGCGGCCAATCTCGTTCAGTCTGAAATCATCAATGTGCTGTATACTTTGCAATCTTATCGAAAAAAAGAGGTTTTGCATTGGCAACAATATTACCAAAAAATCACTTTGGCGCTGGCCTGTATTATTTTCATGTTTATTGGCGCACCGATGGGGGCTATTGTGAGAAAAGGTGGGTTTGGATATCCGCTGTTGATAGCGATTATATTTTTTATTGTGTATATCATGGGTTCCAAAATGTTCGAAAAGTTCACCGATTCATTTGTACTCAATGTCCATATTGGCATGTGGCTTACGACGCTCATCATCTCTCTCTGCGGACTTTATCTGACATACAGAGCTTCCAGGGATATGTCTTCCAACGTAGTGTCTAATATCCAGGAAAAGCTTACAAAATGGTTTTCGCCTAAGAAAAAGAATCGGGAGACCGCCGCATTTAAAAAGTAGGATTCTTACTTTTTGACAAGTTTTCTGGACAAATAAAAACTGCTGTCATCCCCCAGGATTTGACCTTTTAAAACAACAGTGTAGATGCCTGGACTGATATTGGAAAGTTGAAGCTCGATAGATTGATTGCCAGGTAATATTTGGTTCCTGCGAATGCTTTGGACGGTCCTGCCCTGAAGGTCTATGATATCAAGGTGAAGATCAGCAGAAGAGGTCAGTGAGATGGTGGCGCGGACATGGGAAGTAGCCGGGTTGGGGCTGATCACAAAATTTTTAATATTTTGATTTTCTATTTCTTTAGTTGGAATACTGATGGCTAAAGGACTCTCATATACTCCATTGCCATGTGTAGCCACTTTGATCAAGTCTGCCTGGGCAGATATATGAATGCTCATAGCCATCACTGCCTCGGGCAGTCCTTGCATAAAACGTTCCCAAGAAAGTCCACCATCGGTTGATAAAAACACTCCCAGGTCATTTCCCAGATAAAGCTCTTTATTTTGTTTTGGGTTTATAGTAATACAATTGGTGGGTACATCCGGCAATCCGTTGTCTATATTTTTCCAGCTACTCCCAGCATCGGTGGATTTGTATACATGAGTACCATATCCAAAGCCAGAAAAAACAACATATACAGTTTGACTATTTTGAGGATCAAAACTGATATCCATGGCTGCCTTAGCCGGTAAGCCTGGTACCTGGGTCCAGGAAGATCCACCATTGGTGCTTCTGAACAACTTTGGAGGGGCCATGTCATCAGGGGATACTGTGGAGGCCAACATTAGGCTTGGATCTAAGGAAGAGACACCGAGTGCCAGGATTGTTGAATGGCTTTCTAGTGGCGTGCTATGCAGTGCTCGCCAATTAGCAGGATTGCCGTTATTTTCATTGATATAAACTTTTTGAGCACCTGCATAAATTGTATTGGGCAAGGCAGCTACCACTTCAAAAGGTGTATTGAAGGATTTGGCTTCGGACACAAAAGCATTGTTTAAAGGTCTCAACATTTCAAAGGTCTTGCCTTTGTCTAGTGATCGGCTCAAACCAAAGTATTGGTAGGTCCCGTAAATAATATTTTCGTTGCTGGTATTAATAGCAGTAGACATGCCATCACCTCCGATTACTTTTATCCACCCATCCTGCCCGTCATAGATCGCCGTACCATTATCTTGCATGCCACCGATGGCAAATTTTGAGTCAGATTTGGAAGCAGAAAAATTGGCATAAAATTGCGAGGTCTGATAGCCACCGTTGCGTCCTTCAAAATTGGCTCCCAGATCAGGAGACATGAATATACCTCCATCTGTGGCAAAATAGATTTCATTATTTCTGCTCGGGTGAAAATAAGTAGCATGTATATCAGCATGTATATAGATATTGATGCCTTCTGATCCACCTACCGGTACTCTCCCCATATCACCGGCATCCCAACTGCTTACGTTTATAAAGTTAGAGCCTCGGGCATCCGAGATATAAGCGTTTTGTCCCACATAAGACAGGAAGTTGGGATTAGTAGGATGAATGGCTATATCGTGGGAATACCATCCCTGTACATTGGCTACATCACTACTGCTCATTTTGTCCCATGAATTGCCCGCATCTACACTCATAAACAGTCCTAAAGAAGACTCAGCATTGGCGACAGAAGCAAATAGAATATCAGGATTGGATTTACTGATGGCCAGTTTTGCCTTGCCTGAATAACTATTTGGCAATCCATTTTGCAGTTTTATAAAACTATTGCCCGAATTGTTAGATCTGAATATTCCACTGATGTTATTATCATCGTAACTACCGTGAGTGACATAGATGATTTCTGGATTGACGGGATTGACATCTACATCTACTGCCATTGGCACATTATGGATCAGTGACCAGTGTGCTCCTTGATTGGTAGTTTTGAAAAGGCCTTCAGTGGTAGCTGCATAGATAATATGATTGTCATAAGGATCAAACTCGAGGTCTTGTACTCCAGATATGATATTTTGAGTTAAAGGCAATATTTGCTTCCAGGTGAGTCCGCCATCTTCAGTTTTGATAATCCCCATACCATAGGTGCCTCTGGTAAATCTATCCACTATGCCAGGCATTGAATGACTTTTATTATATACTTCACCGGTACCCAAATAAATGGTATTGGGATTTTTGGGATCGATCAAGATAGATGCAACTGAATACACAGGAAGATTGATGGGCACCTGCACCCAACCATGGTACCCTATCCCAGAGGATGATGTTTTCCAGAGGCCTCCACTGGCCGAGCCGGCATAGATCACATTTGGATCTGTTGGATGAAATGCAAGACACAGTGTACGACCGCCTATGTTTTTAGGACCCAGGGATGTCCATTTTGCCCTATCCAGTCCTCTATTGT encodes:
- a CDS encoding RNA polymerase sigma factor, whose protein sequence is MDQLEFRDFVEANQNKIFRFAMRLVQREEEAKDIVQDVLIKIWGRRDEIDKIENLDGWMFTVTRNLCIDRIRARKTHLDINTQYQVEDKQDNPHEQTAKGQLMNLIKKLINEMPEKQKMVIHLRDIEGLSYDEIATSCGIPLAQVKVNLHRARISLKEKILQSGLYGQL
- a CDS encoding LptF/LptG family permease → MIRLTGRFKKIDLLLISSFLPPMVLSFLIALFVLTMQFFWLYIDEIMGKGVSILQIIELVSYLTVSFVPLALPMGVLLASVMVFGNLGERYELSSMKSAGVSLTRIMAPLALVSAFVAIVSFLSSNYIIPKSNLKFLTRLYDIRRQKPALAIEPGVFNDDFFGYSIYVGKKLKDKKSIEDIIVYDQSQSSDRILCTTAKTGMMYTTDHGNRFVLELYNGEEVEEPPTRYREGGYKNYPLMRTRFTKYVKSFDLQEFDINATDESRFSDNQKMLSNRQLLVQIDTIRKLILSGEKKVGLGITKMFDDKSTTAYVPDQHAEFEADSLQEADSSSKKM
- a CDS encoding LptF/LptG family permease — protein: MITGDKVDTFIAGKAVPGNSMDTTSIPDTSKSQAVDEAGVPEATRLIDSINSARGVEARLHLDRRPDSVEIDLQPGVKVAHLYELLDSARKGKIFKETGTAANLVQSEIINVLYTLQSYRKKEVLHWQQYYQKITLALACIIFMFIGAPMGAIVRKGGFGYPLLIAIIFFIVYIMGSKMFEKFTDSFVLNVHIGMWLTTLIISLCGLYLTYRASRDMSSNVVSNIQEKLTKWFSPKKKNRETAAFKK
- a CDS encoding T9SS type A sorting domain-containing protein, with protein sequence MFIYSCSSAPEFEEREEQSGAGQALESWVNARFAGDQTYNANSLLTAYNSTKQHNRGLDRAKWTSLGPKNIGGRTLCLAFHPTDPNVIYAGSASGGLWKTSSSGIGYHGWVQVPINLPVYSVASILIDPKNPNTIYLGTGEVYNKSHSMPGIVDRFTRGTYGMGIIKTEDGGLTWKQILPLTQNIISGVQDLEFDPYDNHIIYAATTEGLFKTTNQGAHWSLIHNVPMAVDVDVNPVNPEIIYVTHGSYDDNNISGIFRSNNSGNSFIKLQNGLPNSYSGKAKLAISKSNPDILFASVANAESSLGLFMSVDAGNSWDKMSSSDVANVQGWYSHDIAIHPTNPNFLSYVGQNAYISDARGSNFINVSSWDAGDMGRVPVGGSEGINIYIHADIHATYFHPSRNNEIYFATDGGIFMSPDLGANFEGRNGGYQTSQFYANFSASKSDSKFAIGGMQDNGTAIYDGQDGWIKVIGGDGMSTAINTSNENIIYGTYQYFGLSRSLDKGKTFEMLRPLNNAFVSEAKSFNTPFEVVAALPNTIYAGAQKVYINENNGNPANWRALHSTPLESHSTILALGVSSLDPSLMLASTVSPDDMAPPKLFRSTNGGSSWTQVPGLPAKAAMDISFDPQNSQTVYVVFSGFGYGTHVYKSTDAGSSWKNIDNGLPDVPTNCITINPKQNKELYLGNDLGVFLSTDGGLSWERFMQGLPEAVMAMSIHISAQADLIKVATHGNGVYESPLAISIPTKEIENQNIKNFVISPNPATSHVRATISLTSSADLHLDIIDLQGRTVQSIRRNQILPGNQSIELQLSNISPGIYTVVLKGQILGDDSSFYLSRKLVKK